A single region of the Leptolyngbya sp. 'hensonii' genome encodes:
- a CDS encoding metallophosphatase → MTCWAILSGIEGNLAAYEAVLADIKRQRHPVEELYILGDVIAATPASIKVIQRIQSPRVNEPVPQVCQGWWEEQLLILHGLGRTGEPTELIERYGVEMVKTLWDAIPRNTVEWVRSLDFGFFELDCLLIHASSVSVSDELTPDTSPIQMLDRLMRMDANTLFCGRSGLTFQYEIQQGSVTSSITTLDQTVSPQATQVKPRQIVGVGHVGRIPGQATYTLYHPNSNRIEFKTVRYGSGKGFQTVEGRVSQ, encoded by the coding sequence ATGACTTGTTGGGCAATTTTAAGTGGCATTGAAGGGAATTTAGCAGCTTACGAAGCCGTACTAGCAGATATCAAGCGGCAACGACACCCGGTAGAAGAACTGTATATCCTGGGTGATGTGATTGCGGCAACCCCTGCAAGCATCAAAGTCATCCAGCGAATTCAATCCCCTCGTGTCAATGAGCCTGTACCTCAGGTGTGTCAGGGATGGTGGGAAGAACAGTTACTGATCTTACATGGCTTAGGACGAACCGGAGAACCCACTGAACTGATTGAGCGATATGGTGTGGAAATGGTGAAAACCCTGTGGGATGCAATTCCACGAAACACGGTGGAGTGGGTGCGATCGCTTGACTTTGGTTTCTTTGAACTCGATTGCTTACTGATTCATGCTAGCAGTGTCAGCGTGAGTGATGAACTGACTCCGGATACATCCCCGATTCAGATGCTCGATCGGCTGATGCGAATGGATGCAAATACTCTCTTTTGTGGTCGCTCTGGTTTGACGTTCCAGTACGAGATTCAGCAGGGTAGTGTGACATCCAGTATTACGACGTTGGATCAAACGGTCTCACCACAAGCAACCCAGGTGAAACCCCGGCAGATTGTTGGCGTTGGCCATGTTGGACGTATTCCTGGTCAAGCTACTTACACGCTTTATCACCCTAATTCCAACCGAATTGAATTCAAGACTGTTCGCTATGGCTCTGGAAAAGGATTTCAAACTGTAGAAGGTCGCGTTTCTCAGTAG